The DNA sequence AAACGGCCACCAGTTCGCGCGGCCGAACGTGCGGACCATGACCGGCACAAACAGCGGCAGAACGACGAGGGCGTAAAGGAGAAGCCCCGTCAGCACAATCGTTGCGATTTGCAAGAGCGACAAGACACCGGACGGATACATCGCGGCGAACGTTCCGCCTAAAATGACGGCGGCCGAGATGATGACCGTCCCCATATGGCCCATCGCCGACAGCATCGCTTCCTTCACCGGCCAGCCGCGGTATTCGTTGAACCGATCCATGAGGAAGATGCTGTAGTCGATGCCAAGCGCCAACAGCAACACAAAGGCGAAGAACGACACCGCCCAGTTCAAGCCGGCATAGCCGAGGCCGTTGACGAAAATGAGTTCGGTGACGGCCATCGATGTGTAATACGTCAGGACGAGCGACAAGATCAAATAGAGCGGCATGATAAGCGAACGAAGGAGCGCTGCGAGCACGATGGCGATGCCGATCAACATCAGCACGGCCGTCCGTTTATAGCCGGCGTTTGAGATCGCCTGCAAATCGGCGTACGTGCTGGTGACGCCGCCGACAGCGATCGTCGCGTCTTCCCACTTCGTCCCTTTCACCGCCCGCTCAGCGGCGGTGTGAATGTCATCCACACGACTGAGCGCCGATGTCGAATACGGATTTTCTTGTGAACTACCCACCACCTACGCTTCGCTTAGAGGTGGGGGCTTCAAGCGACTTGTGTGTGTTCGCTGAACGGTAAGCTGCATACAAGAACCCTTTACGCTTCCCTTCGTTCCGAAGGTGTCCGTTCTAGCCATATTCTATCATATTCGTTGGCTAACGCCAACCGAAATTCATCTCCCACTTTCACTGGTGCTGGCGCACCTTCACGTTTAGAAGTAGGAGACTTCTTTCCGAGGGAAGTTAAAGGTTTCCTTGTCGGCTTGGGCGACGACTGTTCGCAAATCAACCAACTCTCTCCGCAATGCGTTGACCAAACATTTCGGTTCATAATCGCGAAAATCGCGAACCCGACCATCAAACTCATCATCGATCGATTGGTTATAGTAGCCATCGCTAAAGTATCGCAATGTCTTGAATCTCTCTTCCACTCTTGCCCTCGCCATTCTAGTCTCCTCCCCTGGCTCAACAAATCGCAATCTCTTTTCTCTCCCCCCCCCCCGATCAGAAATCAAGCCCGTTTTTCATTGCCGCTCATCACCGCCCCACGCGATAGCCAAGCCACGCCAGCCACACGCCACACGAATACGTAGCCGCCAAATAAACGACCACCTTCGCCCATTGGCGCTGCTGCATCATTTGCACACTTTCCCATTTCAACGTCGAAAACGTCGTGAACGCGCCCATGAAGCCGGTGCCGACAAGCAGCTTCGTCGCATCGGCGGCGCCGCTTCCGGCGAGCCAGCCAAGCAAAAAGGACCCAAGCAAGTTGACAATGAGCGTCCCTATGGGAAAACGCGGCGAACGCCGAGCCGCCCAGCGGCTGACGGCATAACGGCAGATGGCGCCAAAAAAACCCCCCATCATCACCAATAGCGGTGCGGTCATCATGCTATTTCCTCCTTTCGCTTTGGATGGGCGGCAACATATCCCGCCCATGCGGCGGCTAGGCCGCCGAACAGGCTGGCGGCGATATACACGGCCGCCATGCCAAAGCGCCCTTGTTCCATCCATTCCACACATTCGACGCTGAGCGTCGAAAACGTCGTATACGAGCCGATGAACCCGGTCGTCGCCGCTGTTTTCAGCCACGGCGGCCAAGACGGGCGGCGGGTGAACACCACCGTAAGCCAGCTGAGCAAAAACGAGCCGGTCCAGTTCACCAAAAGCGTTCCGAGCGGAACTCCTCCCAACCAGGCATCGGGCACGACAAGACCAACGACATAGCGGACAAGCGCGCCGATCATGCCGGCTGCGCCGACGGCGAGATAGACCAATAACCATCCCTCCTTCGTAAAATAAACAGACTCCTGCCGCTTTTCATTTGTAGCAGGAGTCATCAGCCGGAAGCCGGCGGTTATGGCGAACTCCATCGCCTATAACGTTTTCTTGTTTGTTATTTTACCATAATGTCCCCTTCCCGTGTGAAGGACAGCAAACAGGCGGCATTTTGCCAAAAAAAAGGCTGATTGTGCTAGGCTTCTCTAGTTGAGAAAAGACAGGATTCAGCGGTATTTTTACTCGCCCACCAGTCTTCTAGCGGGCGCGGCGAAATCCGTGCTCTTCGAACATTTGCAGCGCTGGACCGTTTGTCAAATACGAGTAAAACTGTTGCGCCTCCTTGAGATGTTTGCTCGTCTTGACGACACCAAGCGGATAGACGATCGGGTCGTGCATGCCGCTTGGCACTGCAGCGACGATATTGACGTTCTCCGAGGCAAGCGCGTTCGTCCGGTACACAAATCCGGCGTCGACGTTGCCGGTTTCCACATACGTCAACACTTGGCGAACGTCTTTCGCGTACACGAGCTTCGGTGCCACCTTCTCCCACAGCCCCGCCTTCTCCAACGTTTGTTTCGCGTACATGCCGGCCGGAACCGATTCGGGGATGCCGATGGCGATCCGTTTGGCGCGGATGATGTCATCGAGCGACTGAACCGCTCCTTCCCCTTGTTTTGGCGCAATGAGGACGAGTTCGTTCGCCAGCACTGTTTTTTCGTGTTTGGAATCGATCAACCCTTCTGCTTTCAATTTTTCAAACGGCTCAGCGGCCGCCGAAAAGAAAAGATCGACCGGCGCCCCTTCGGAAATTTGCTTTTGCAACGCGCCCGACGCACCGAAATTGTATTGGATGCGGATGTTCGGATGCTTTCGTTCAAACGCCGTTTTCGCTTCTTCCAGCGCTTCTTGCAGACTAGCGGCGGCGGAGACGGTGAGCTCCACTTTATCCGCCGATTTCGTTTGCCCCTTCCCCTCTTTTGATCCGCTGTCGCAGCCATACAAGCCGAACAGCAAGAGCAATACGGCAAGCCATGCGATTTTTCGCATCTGTCTCCCCCTTATCTTTTTATATGTAATGATATCTAATTATAAATAATAATAAGTAGTTAGGAAAGAAAAATTTTTTCCCCATGCGTTCTTTGCGCTACAATGAAAGAAAGGAGGATGGCATGATGACGGAGCCGCAGTCATACACGATTGAAGAAATCGCTTCCTTATTAAAAGTGTCCAAACTAACGGTGTACGATTTAGTGAAAAAAGGGAAGCTGCCCGCCTTTCGCGTCGGGCGGCAAATGCGGATTACCGCGGATGATCTTCGCCGGTACATCGACGGGCAAAAAGGGGAGACAAGCCCCGTTTCTTCCGCCGTTTCACGGCCGGTCGAAGCCGCCGTTCGCCCCATCATCATCAGCGGCCAAGATGCGGCGCTCGATTTGCTTGGCGTCCATCTGGAAAAAAACGGCCCTTATCAATCGCTCCGCACCTACACGAGCAGCCTCAATGGGCTGATCGCCCTGTATAAAGGGCAATGCGACATCGTCAGCGTGCATTTGTTTGACGGGCAGACAGGCGAGTACAACCGTCCGTATGTGGAAAAGCTGTTGACAGGCCATGCGTACATCATGGTGAACGTCATGCGCCGGCCGATTGGATTTTATGTGTCAAAAGGCAATCCTCGCAGCATTCAAACGTGGCGCGACTTAGGAAGGAGCGACGTCGTGATCGTCAATCGGGAGAAAGGGGCCGGGGCGCGCGTCCTGTTAGATGAACAGCTGCGCCTGCATGGATTGTCGCCGTCCGCCATTCGCGGCTATGAACGCGAGGAAACAAGCCATTTGAGCGTCGCCTCCGCGGTGGCGTCAGGTCTCGCCGATGTCGGCATCGGCACGGAAAAGGTGGCGCGAATGGCCGGCGTCGAGTTCATTCCGCTAATGAACGAACAGTATGATGTCGTCATGCTGCGGACGCCGGAGAATGAATCGCTCATCGCTTCCGTGCTCGACGTGCTCCGCTCCGATTCGTTCCGCGCCGAACTCGAAGCGCTCGGCGGGTACGATGTGTCGCAAACCGGGCGCATTATAGCTGAACGCGGCTGACAGGGCATCCACCTTTGTTAGCATCTTTCGTTTTCTGAATCTGTTTGAAAACGAGCTCTCATCAAAAAAAGCTGTTCCAAAAGCCCATCGCTTTCGGAACAGCTTTTCGTTTTACCCGCGCAACACGGCGCCAAATTGCTGCTCGACCGCCGCCAATACCCGCTCATAGACGGCCGTGACTTCTTCATCCGTGAGCGTCCGCTCCGGATCATAGAAGCGGAGCGAGAAGGCGAGCGATTTTTTCCCGGCCGGCAGGCGCTCGCCTTGGTAGACGTCAAAGAGGGAGACGTCTTTCAACAGCGGTTTCCCGGCTTCGGCGATCGCCTGCTTCAAGGCGCCGGCTTCGACCATTTCGTCAACGACCAAGGCGATGTCGCGCACGACCGACGGGAAGCGCGGAATCGGCTCGTAGCGGATCGCTTCGCTTTCGGCGTTCAACAGATCGGTCAAGGCGAGCTCGAACACGTACGTTTCTTTTAAATCGTACTCTTTTTGCACGGCCGGATGGAGCTGGCCGACAAAGCCGATCACCTTGCCGTCAAGCGCAATCTCCGCCGTCCGTCCCGGATGCAAGTCGGCGCGCTTGGCCGGCTTGTACTCGATGCGGGCGGCGAGTCCAAACAAGTCGAACAAGCCGTCCAAAATGCCTTTGGCAACGTAAAAATCAACGGCCTTTTTCTCTCCTTGCCATAAATGGGCGTGCCATAAGCCGGTGAGAACGCCGGCGAGGCGCTCTTTTTCCGCTGGTTGGACGCCTTTTCCTTTGGACAAGTAGACAGAGCCGATTTCGTACAAGGCGACGTTCTCGACTTGGCGGGCGCGGTTGTAGCTCGCCGCTTCAAGCAGATGCGGAATTAAGCTTTGCCGCAAAACGCTCCGCTCTTCGCTCATCGGCAGCGCCAAGCGGACCAATTCGGCCGTCTCAAGCGCAAAGCGCGCCGCTTTGTCCGGGCTCGTGAGCGAATACGTGATGGCTTGGAACAAGCCCGCCCCTTCCAAATAGCGGCGGACGCGGCGGCGCTTCGCCTGATGCGGCGTGAGTCCGCCCGGCTTCGCCTCCGCCACCGGCAGCGTCGCCGGCAGACGGTCGTAGCCATACAGGCGCGCCACTTCCTCGATGATGTCTTCTTCAATCGCAATGTCGCGCCGACGCGACGGGACATCGATCGTAAACGTTCCGTTGTCTTCTGTGAACGGAAATTGCAAATTCGAAAGAATCACGGCCACTTCCTCTTTCGACATCGCCGTGCCGAGGACACCGTTGATGCGTTCGAGCGTGACCGTCACCGCCACCGGCTCCTCACGCCACACGCTCGCTTCCACGACGCCGCCGACGACCTCGCCGCCGGCGTATTCGGCCATCAGGGCGGCGGCGCGCTCGAGTGCTTCTTTCGTCCGCGCCGGATCGATGCCTTTTTCAAACCGAGTGCTCGCTTCGCTGCGCAGCCCGTGGTCTTTTACCGCCTGGCGGATGACCGGGCTTGTAAAGTACGCCGCTTCAATAAACACGGTTTTCGTGTCATCGCGCACTTCCGAATTCGCCCCGCCCATCACCCCGGCTAAGGCGACCGGCTCGCGGCCGTTCGTGATGACAAGGTGGTCTTCGGTCAGCTTCCGTTCGACATCATCGAGCGTGACAATCGTTTCGCCTGCCTTTGCGCGGCGGACGACAATTTCCTGCGAACCGAGGCGGTCGTAGTCAAACGCATGAAGCGGTTGGCCATACTCAAGCAAAATGTAGTTCGTAATGTCGACGACGTTGTTGTGCGGGCGAATGCCGGCTGCCATCAAGCGCGCTTGCATCCAAAGCGGCGACGGGCCGATCCGGACGTTTTTCACGATCCGCCCGGCGTACAGCGGGTTGTCTTCCGGCGCCTCGACGCGGACGGAAATGTAGTCGTGAACGTTTTCGTTCGTTTCTTTGACCGCCGCTTTCGGCAGCTTTACTTCACGTCCGAGAATGGCCGCGACTTCATAGGCGACGCCGATCATGCTTAAACAGTCGGCGCGGTTGGGCGTCAAAGACAGTTCGAGCACTTCATCGTGCAAGCCGAGCCATTCCAGTGCATCGGCGCCGACCGGCGCATCGCTCGGAAAGACGAAAATGCCGTCTGCATACTCTTTCGGCACGATTTTCGTTTCGACGCCGAGCTCTTGGAGCGAACAAATCATTCCGTTCGATTCTTCCCCGCGCAGCTTCGCCCGTTTGATTTTGAAATTGCCCGGCAGCACCGCCCCGACTTTGGCGACGGCGACCTTTTGCCCTTTGGCGACGTTCGGGGCGCCGCAAATGATTTGCACCGGCTCGCCTTCGCCAAGGTCAACGAGGCATTTCCGCAGTTTATCCGCGTTCGGGTGCGGCTCGCACTCGAGCACATGGCCGATGACGACGCCGTTCATCCCGCGGTCGAGCGCCTCAACCCGCTCGACTTCAATGCCGCTTTTCGTGATGCGATCAGCGAGTTCCGCGGCGGTGACCCCCGTCAAATCGACGTACTCGCTCAGCCAACGGTAAGACACGAGCATGGAAAACCCCTCCTTTTTCTGTTACACACGCAAAAATTGCCGCAAGAAACGTAGATCGTTTTGATAGAAATGACGGATGTCGTCAATGCCGTACTTCAGCATCGCGATCCGCTCCGGCCCCATGCCGAACGCAAAGCCGGTGTACGTTTTCGAATCAAAGCCGGCCATCTCAAGCACGTTCGGATGCACCATGCCGGCTCCTAAAATTTCGATCCAGCCGGTGCCTTTGCAGACGCCGCAGCCCCGCCCTTCGCATCGGAAGCAGGACACATCGACTTCGACCGACGGCTCGGTGAAC is a window from the Geobacillus stearothermophilus ATCC 12980 genome containing:
- a CDS encoding contact-dependent growth inhibition system immunity protein; translated protein: MARARVEERFKTLRYFSDGYYNQSIDDEFDGRVRDFRDYEPKCLVNALRRELVDLRTVVAQADKETFNFPRKEVSYF
- the crcB gene encoding fluoride efflux transporter CrcB, with translation MTAPLLVMMGGFFGAICRYAVSRWAARRSPRFPIGTLIVNLLGSFLLGWLAGSGAADATKLLVGTGFMGAFTTFSTLKWESVQMMQQRQWAKVVVYLAATYSCGVWLAWLGYRVGR
- a CDS encoding fluoride efflux transporter FluC, whose translation is MVYLAVGAAGMIGALVRYVVGLVVPDAWLGGVPLGTLLVNWTGSFLLSWLTVVFTRRPSWPPWLKTAATTGFIGSYTTFSTLSVECVEWMEQGRFGMAAVYIAASLFGGLAAAWAGYVAAHPKRKEEIA
- the modA gene encoding molybdate ABC transporter substrate-binding protein, which translates into the protein MRKIAWLAVLLLLFGLYGCDSGSKEGKGQTKSADKVELTVSAAASLQEALEEAKTAFERKHPNIRIQYNFGASGALQKQISEGAPVDLFFSAAAEPFEKLKAEGLIDSKHEKTVLANELVLIAPKQGEGAVQSLDDIIRAKRIAIGIPESVPAGMYAKQTLEKAGLWEKVAPKLVYAKDVRQVLTYVETGNVDAGFVYRTNALASENVNIVAAVPSGMHDPIVYPLGVVKTSKHLKEAQQFYSYLTNGPALQMFEEHGFRRAR
- a CDS encoding helix-turn-helix transcriptional regulator, producing MTEPQSYTIEEIASLLKVSKLTVYDLVKKGKLPAFRVGRQMRITADDLRRYIDGQKGETSPVSSAVSRPVEAAVRPIIISGQDAALDLLGVHLEKNGPYQSLRTYTSSLNGLIALYKGQCDIVSVHLFDGQTGEYNRPYVEKLLTGHAYIMVNVMRRPIGFYVSKGNPRSIQTWRDLGRSDVVIVNREKGAGARVLLDEQLRLHGLSPSAIRGYEREETSHLSVASAVASGLADVGIGTEKVARMAGVEFIPLMNEQYDVVMLRTPENESLIASVLDVLRSDSFRAELEALGGYDVSQTGRIIAERG
- the pheT gene encoding phenylalanine--tRNA ligase subunit beta, which gives rise to MLVSYRWLSEYVDLTGVTAAELADRITKSGIEVERVEALDRGMNGVVIGHVLECEPHPNADKLRKCLVDLGEGEPVQIICGAPNVAKGQKVAVAKVGAVLPGNFKIKRAKLRGEESNGMICSLQELGVETKIVPKEYADGIFVFPSDAPVGADALEWLGLHDEVLELSLTPNRADCLSMIGVAYEVAAILGREVKLPKAAVKETNENVHDYISVRVEAPEDNPLYAGRIVKNVRIGPSPLWMQARLMAAGIRPHNNVVDITNYILLEYGQPLHAFDYDRLGSQEIVVRRAKAGETIVTLDDVERKLTEDHLVITNGREPVALAGVMGGANSEVRDDTKTVFIEAAYFTSPVIRQAVKDHGLRSEASTRFEKGIDPARTKEALERAAALMAEYAGGEVVGGVVEASVWREEPVAVTVTLERINGVLGTAMSKEEVAVILSNLQFPFTEDNGTFTIDVPSRRRDIAIEEDIIEEVARLYGYDRLPATLPVAEAKPGGLTPHQAKRRRVRRYLEGAGLFQAITYSLTSPDKAARFALETAELVRLALPMSEERSVLRQSLIPHLLEAASYNRARQVENVALYEIGSVYLSKGKGVQPAEKERLAGVLTGLWHAHLWQGEKKAVDFYVAKGILDGLFDLFGLAARIEYKPAKRADLHPGRTAEIALDGKVIGFVGQLHPAVQKEYDLKETYVFELALTDLLNAESEAIRYEPIPRFPSVVRDIALVVDEMVEAGALKQAIAEAGKPLLKDVSLFDVYQGERLPAGKKSLAFSLRFYDPERTLTDEEVTAVYERVLAAVEQQFGAVLRG